Within Thermus filiformis, the genomic segment CTGGCGGTGGGCGGGGTCCTGGGCGGGGCCCTGGGGGCCCTCTTCGCCACCCGGGTGCCCCGGGAGCCCTTCCGGGTGGCCCTCCTGCTTTGGCTCCTCTTCATCGGCACCCAGCTGGTCTACCGGGGGGTGGCCCATGGGTAGGGTCTACCTGGTGGGGGCGGGCCCGGGGGACCCGGAGCTCCTCACCCTCAAGGCCTACCGGCTCCTAAAGGAGGCCCCCGTGGTCCTCTACGACCGGCTGGTGGACGGCCGCATCCTGGACCTGGTCCCGGGGGAGAAGGTGTACGTGGGCAAGGGGGAGGGGGAAGGGGAGAAGCAGGAGGAGATCCACCGCCTCCTCCTCCGGTACGCCCGCACCCACCCCTACGTGGTCCGCCTCAAGGGGGGAGACCCCTTCGTCTTCGGCCGGGGCGGGGAGGAGGTCCTCTTCCTCCTCCGGCACGGGGTCCCGGTGGAGGTGGTCCCCGGGGTGACGAGCCTCCTCGCCGCCGGCCTGCCCCTCACCCACCGGGGCCTCGCCCACGGCTTCGCCGCCGTGGCCGGGGTGCTGGAGGGGGGCGGCTACCCGGACCTTAAGCCCTTCGCCCAGGTCCCCACCCTGGTGGTCCTCATGGGGGTGAAGCGGAGGGTCTGGATCGCCCAAGAGCTCCTCCGCCTGGGGCGAAGCCCCCTAGAGCCCACCCTCTTCGTGGAGCGGGCCTCCACCCCAAGGGAGCGCCGCATCCCGGCTTCCCTATGGGAAGTGGCCGAAGGCCGGGTGGCGGTGGAGGCCCCGGCGCTTTGGATCCTGGGCGAGGTGGTGCGGGTCTTTACCGAGGCCAAGGAACGGCTCGTCCAAGAAGCCCTAGCGCTTGGAGGTTAGCCGTGGTGGAAACCCTTCCTGCTCTGGCGATCGGGGAGGACGAAAGGCTGGACCTTGAGAACCTGGCCACGGGGGCCTTCCACCCCGTGCGGGGCTTCATGACCCGGGAGGAGGTCCGCTCCGTGGCCCACGAGATGCGCCTGCCCACGGGGGAGGTCTGGACCATCCCCATCCTCCTGCAGTTCCGGGAAAGGCCCAAGGTGGGCCCGAAGGACACCGTGGCCCTGGTCCAGGGGGGCGAGCGGGTAGCCCTCCTCCAGGTGGAGGAGGCCTACGAGCTGGACCTCGAGGAGGTGGCCGAGAAGGTCTTCGGCACCGCCAGCCAGGCCCACCCCGGGGTGGCCCGGCTCTACGCCAAGGGCCCTTACGCCCTGGGGGGGCGGGTGGAGGTGCTAAAACCCCGCCCTCGAGGACCCCTGGAAAGGACTCCCGAAGAGGTCCGGACCTTCTTCCGGGAGCGGGGCTGGAGGAAGGTGGTGGCCTTCCAGACCCGGAACGCCCCCCACCGGGCCCACGAGTACCTGATCCGGCTCGGCCTGGAGCTCGCCGACGGGGTGCTGGTCCACCCCATTTTGGGGGCCAAGAAGGCGGACGACTTCCCCACGGAAGTCATCGTGAAGGCCTACCAGGCCCTTCTGGAAGGGTTTTTGCCCCAGGAGCGGGTGGCCCTCTTCGGCCTGGCCACCCCCATGCGCTACGCCGGGCCCAAGGAGGCCGTCTTCCACGCCCTGGTGCGGAAGAACTTCGGGGCCACCCACTTCCTGGTGGGCCGGGACCACGCCGGGGTGGGGGACTTCTACGACCCCTACGCCGCCCACCGCATCTTTGACGCCCTCCCCCCCTTGGGCATTGAGATCGTGAAGGTGGGGGCGGTCTTCCACTGCCCCCTTTGCGGCGGCATCGCCTCGGAGAGGACCTGCCCCGAGGCCCACCGGGAGAAGCGGCTTTCCATCAGCATGACCCGGGTGCGGGCCCTCCTGCGGGAGGGGAAGGCCCCGCCCCCGGAGCTGGTGCGCCCCGAGCTCCTCCCTGTTCTGCGCCAGGGGATAGGTTGACGCTACCCCAGGAAGCCCTCCCAGCGCTAGCGGTCCATCCCCACGTGCGTGGGGACTACTTCAGCCAGTCGTACACCTCGGAGGCGTCGTTCGGTCCATCCCCACGTGCGTGGGGACTACGCTCAACCTGGCCGGGCGTGCGGGCCACGGGCGGTCCATCCCCACACGCGTGGGGACTACTTGGCCTTCTGGCCGCCCTGGGGGCCGGGGCCGGTCCATCCCCACACGCGTGGGGACTACAGGAGGCCGGCCCTCACCACCTCCCCCCGCATCGGTCCATCCCCACACGCGTGGGGACTACACGTAGTAGGTATCCCCAGGAGTCCCGTCCTCCGGTCCATCCCCACACGCGTGGGGACTACGTGGCGTCCACCGCCTTGGCCACGGGCTTCGCCGGTCCATCCCCACACGCGTGGGGACTACGCCTGATTCCTGAGTAGAACGGTATCGGTCCGCGGTCCATCCCCACACGCGTGGGGACTACCCCGGCGGGGGGGACGAGGCCCAGGCCGCCGTCGGTCCATCCCCACACGCGTGGGGACTACGCCGCCGAAGCTCCGCTTGGTGAAGAGGCACTCCGGTCCATCCCCACACGCGTGGGGACTACGAGGAAGTCCCGCCCTATGCGGATGGTGGCCTCGGTCCATCCCCACACGCGTGGGGACTACGCCACCGGGGTGGGGGACCCGGTGTATGAGCGCGGTCCATCCCCACACGCGTGGGGACTACGCGGCCTTGACCGCCACCAGGAAGGTCATCCACGGTCCATCCCCACACGCGTGGGGACTACCCGCGTAGGTCCGGGCCATCTCCTCATAGCGCGGTCCATCCCCACACGCGTGGGGACTACGGCGAAGTCCTCTACCATGCGGGCCCCCTCCTCGGTCCATCCCCACACGCGTGGGGACTACGAGGCCGCGTAAATGTAGCGGGCCGCCTCCCGCGGTCCATCCCCACACGCGTGGGGACTACTTCGCACAGTGCCTTTGGTACAGCCTGCGGGCCGGTCCATCCCCACACGCGTGGGGACTACCCGTCTTTCGCCTTCCGGGCCTGGTGGCTCCGCGGTCCATCCCCACACGCGTGGGGACTACGGAGGACCCCCTCCGTTTGGGCCGCGAGGTCCGGTCCATCCCCACACGCGTGGGGACTACGTGAAGGTGCGCCACTCTACCGACACCCCCCGCGGTCCATCCCCACACGCGTGGGGACTACTCCTGCCACATCTGACCACGGAAAGCGCCCCCCGGTCCATCCCCACACGCGTGGGGACTACCCCCTGGATGTGGCCCGGCAGGGGCCCTCCATCGGTCCATCCCCACACGCGTGGGGACTACAAGCGCTTTCTTTGTGACCTGCCCTCCCACGGCGGTCCATCCCCACACGCGTGGGGACTACCTGGCCGTGGGGCTGGGGCTCCTCACCGTCTACGGTCCATCCCCACACGCGTGGGGACTACTCGGCGAGCCCACGCACCCGATGGGGCCTGAGCGGTCCATCCCCACACTCGTGGGGACTAAGTCCAAAAAGCGCGAATTTCTTCCCGAAGGGAACACCGGGCTACTTCCCGCAGGAAACGCCGAAAGGGAACGGGGCTAGTCTTTCAAGGTGCCTGCCGGTGCGGTTTGGGTGGGCTCAGAACACACCGGCCCAGGGCGAGAGGGGATGACTCGGAGTGCCGCCCTGGGGTGCATTTTACCAAAGAGGGGGGGTGGCAAAGCGGTATACTCCCCTTAATGGGACTTAAGGAAAAGAGCCTTAGGCTCGTAGACCTGGCGGAGCGCCTAAAGCTCAGGCCCCACGTGGAGGCCCGGCAGGTTTTGGCCAAAGCGTCAGCACCTGACGGGGAAAGGGGGTAAGAGGGGGACATGGTGGAGAAGGCCGCCCTGACCCTCTGGGCCAAGAGCGACCCCTACCGGTCCCTCCTGGCCCACATGCTGGACACAGCGGCGGTGGCCCTGGCCCTTTTGGAGCGGGAGCCGGAACGCACCCGG encodes:
- the cobA gene encoding uroporphyrinogen-III C-methyltransferase, encoding MGRVYLVGAGPGDPELLTLKAYRLLKEAPVVLYDRLVDGRILDLVPGEKVYVGKGEGEGEKQEEIHRLLLRYARTHPYVVRLKGGDPFVFGRGGEEVLFLLRHGVPVEVVPGVTSLLAAGLPLTHRGLAHGFAAVAGVLEGGGYPDLKPFAQVPTLVVLMGVKRRVWIAQELLRLGRSPLEPTLFVERASTPRERRIPASLWEVAEGRVAVEAPALWILGEVVRVFTEAKERLVQEALALGG
- the sat gene encoding sulfate adenylyltransferase; the protein is MVETLPALAIGEDERLDLENLATGAFHPVRGFMTREEVRSVAHEMRLPTGEVWTIPILLQFRERPKVGPKDTVALVQGGERVALLQVEEAYELDLEEVAEKVFGTASQAHPGVARLYAKGPYALGGRVEVLKPRPRGPLERTPEEVRTFFRERGWRKVVAFQTRNAPHRAHEYLIRLGLELADGVLVHPILGAKKADDFPTEVIVKAYQALLEGFLPQERVALFGLATPMRYAGPKEAVFHALVRKNFGATHFLVGRDHAGVGDFYDPYAAHRIFDALPPLGIEIVKVGAVFHCPLCGGIASERTCPEAHREKRLSISMTRVRALLREGKAPPPELVRPELLPVLRQGIG